One segment of Thermodesulfovibrio sp. 3907-1M DNA contains the following:
- a CDS encoding sugar phosphate nucleotidyltransferase, producing the protein MKDSEYLKGIKGFILAAGYSTRLRPITEQIPKPLMPVAGEVLLEYIFKNLNALTTEIGINLHYKAEEIEDYIKKQNLSLKTFYEEEILLTGGALWNAKEFLKDSVFIVHNGDIYSDANIKEAVKWHIENENSITLLVHDYKPHNKLIVDEDGNLLGVGDSDESHLAFSGIAIYSAYVLELLPEGPSSVIDLWLKAIKNGCRVSTFKVKYSFWFDIGTPGDYASAVFDKLKRNFSSLYIHPSASGCELIEPEGKIVIERDVKITKPFKGKNIIILPETEFKPENDYLSNLIIGKNFMIPFETLHIETLTSGGSDRKYLRENNKVFCTWEKLSEDFEKTIVLNEFFHEKAFPVPKILEVDINKKTIVFEDLGDLTLYSWFQCKRTDEEIETLYKNIVEDAGKLHWKISKEATDLNLPEFDYSYFLWESDYFLKECVREIFKVEETPEEDFHMIAEILSKAQKVILHRDLQSQNIILKNRKIYFVDYQSARWGPAGYDIASLLWDPYVKLKDEIRIRLVNFYIKSHELDEKAFLQELSLCRIQRHMQALGAYGFLSLKKGKRNFLKFIPYAIDLLEKDIEECHINLSGLKNLVFKIKKHLVQGCVLKSLLVP; encoded by the coding sequence TTGAAAGACAGCGAATACTTAAAGGGTATTAAAGGCTTCATCCTTGCTGCAGGATATTCAACGAGACTCAGACCCATTACAGAGCAGATTCCCAAACCATTAATGCCAGTTGCTGGCGAGGTCTTGCTTGAATACATTTTTAAAAATTTAAATGCTCTGACCACAGAGATTGGTATAAATTTGCATTATAAAGCAGAGGAGATTGAAGATTACATAAAAAAGCAGAATCTTTCATTAAAAACATTTTATGAAGAGGAGATTCTTCTTACAGGCGGAGCACTGTGGAATGCAAAAGAGTTTCTTAAAGACTCTGTTTTTATTGTCCATAATGGAGACATTTACTCTGATGCAAACATTAAAGAAGCAGTAAAATGGCACATAGAAAATGAAAACTCAATAACCCTTCTGGTTCACGATTACAAGCCTCACAATAAATTAATTGTTGATGAAGATGGAAATTTGCTTGGAGTTGGAGATTCCGATGAATCTCATCTTGCCTTTTCAGGAATTGCTATTTATAGTGCTTATGTGCTTGAACTTTTACCTGAAGGTCCCTCATCAGTTATTGATTTGTGGCTGAAGGCAATTAAAAATGGATGCAGGGTAAGCACCTTTAAGGTAAAATACAGCTTCTGGTTTGATATTGGAACTCCTGGAGATTATGCCAGTGCAGTCTTTGATAAATTAAAGAGAAACTTTAGTTCCCTGTATATTCATCCTTCAGCCTCTGGATGCGAGCTCATTGAACCTGAAGGTAAGATAGTGATTGAGAGAGATGTAAAAATAACAAAGCCATTTAAGGGAAAAAACATCATAATTCTGCCTGAGACTGAATTTAAACCTGAAAATGATTACCTTTCAAACCTCATAATTGGTAAAAACTTTATGATACCATTTGAGACACTACACATTGAAACATTAACTTCTGGTGGGTCTGATAGAAAATACCTCAGAGAAAATAACAAAGTCTTTTGCACATGGGAAAAACTATCAGAGGATTTTGAAAAAACAATTGTTTTAAACGAGTTTTTTCATGAAAAAGCATTCCCTGTGCCTAAAATCCTTGAAGTAGACATAAATAAAAAAACGATTGTTTTTGAAGATCTTGGAGATTTAACCCTTTACAGCTGGTTTCAATGCAAAAGAACAGATGAAGAAATCGAAACACTCTATAAAAATATAGTTGAAGACGCTGGAAAACTTCACTGGAAAATATCTAAGGAAGCAACTGATTTAAATCTTCCAGAATTTGACTACTCCTATTTTCTCTGGGAAAGTGATTACTTTTTAAAAGAATGTGTCAGAGAAATATTTAAAGTTGAAGAAACCCCGGAAGAAGACTTCCATATGATTGCAGAAATTCTATCAAAAGCTCAAAAAGTAATATTGCACAGGGATTTACAGAGTCAGAATATAATTTTGAAAAATAGAAAAATCTATTTTGTGGACTATCAGAGTGCAAGATGGGGACCTGCAGGTTATGACATAGCTTCACTTCTCTGGGATCCATATGTAAAGCTTAAAGATGAAATAAGAATAAGGCTTGTTAATTTCTATATCAAAAGCCACGAGCTTGATGAAAAAGCTTTTTTACAAGAGCTCTCTTTATGCAGAATCCAGAGACATATGCAGGCTCTTGGAGCATACGGCTTTCTATCATTAAAAAAAGGGAAAAGAAATTTCCTTAAGTTTATTCCTTATGCAATAGACTTACTGGAAAAGGACATTGAAGAATGTCATATTAATCTTTCAGGGCTAAAAAACCTTGTTTTTAAAATCAAAAAACATTTAGTTCAGGGTTGTGTATTAAAATCCCTTTTAGTTCCTTAA
- a CDS encoding DUF1343 domain-containing protein, with amino-acid sequence MVHSGIDRFEKTLPRRFYGLRAGVLIHPASVSRKLIYTKDILFESKKIRVKAFFGPQHGIFGDTQDNMIEWEGFVDKITGLPVYSLYGKTRKPTAQMLDGIEVFIVDLQDIGARYYTFIWTMALCMEACEEKGIPMVVLDRVNPIGGHLTEGPVLKVEFSSFVGLHPLPVRHGMTIGEIAMYFRQQFYPKLALTVIPLYGWKRNQWFDKTGLPWVIPSPNMPTIDAATVYPGMCLLEGTILSEGRGTTRPFEIFGAPFIEPEKLVKRLNEFKLKGVFFRPLYFNPTFNKFSGKLCGGAQIHVIDREKFKPFKTAIAVLLTVKELYPEVNLWREPPYEYEFEKLPFDILAGSYRLREEIEKGSPLKDIEQWWSEENEEFEKIRNNYLIYK; translated from the coding sequence ATGGTTCATTCAGGAATAGATAGATTTGAAAAAACTCTTCCCAGGAGATTTTATGGTTTACGGGCTGGAGTTCTTATTCATCCAGCCTCTGTAAGTAGAAAACTCATTTACACGAAAGATATTCTATTTGAAAGTAAAAAAATCAGGGTTAAGGCTTTTTTTGGACCACAGCACGGAATATTTGGAGATACTCAGGACAACATGATTGAATGGGAAGGTTTTGTGGATAAAATAACAGGCTTACCAGTTTACAGTTTATATGGAAAAACGAGAAAGCCAACAGCACAAATGCTTGACGGTATTGAAGTTTTCATTGTTGATCTTCAGGATATTGGAGCAAGATACTACACATTCATCTGGACAATGGCTTTATGCATGGAAGCCTGTGAGGAAAAGGGAATACCGATGGTTGTCCTTGATAGAGTAAATCCAATTGGAGGGCATCTAACAGAAGGACCTGTGCTCAAGGTAGAGTTTTCATCATTCGTAGGATTGCATCCATTGCCTGTTCGCCATGGAATGACAATAGGTGAAATAGCCATGTATTTTAGACAGCAGTTTTATCCGAAGCTTGCTCTTACAGTTATTCCTCTTTATGGCTGGAAGAGAAATCAATGGTTTGATAAAACAGGACTACCCTGGGTAATTCCTTCACCAAATATGCCAACCATTGATGCTGCCACAGTTTATCCCGGAATGTGTCTTCTGGAAGGAACTATTTTAAGCGAAGGAAGAGGCACAACAAGACCCTTTGAAATATTTGGAGCACCTTTTATAGAGCCTGAAAAACTTGTAAAGAGACTGAATGAGTTCAAGTTGAAAGGAGTATTTTTTAGACCTCTTTACTTCAATCCCACTTTTAATAAATTTTCTGGTAAGTTATGCGGAGGTGCACAGATTCATGTGATAGACAGGGAAAAATTTAAACCCTTCAAAACAGCCATTGCAGTCCTTCTTACAGTAAAGGAACTTTATCCAGAAGTTAATCTGTGGCGTGAACCTCCCTATGAATACGAGTTTGAGAAACTTCCATTTGACATTCTTGCTGGTTCATATAGATTGAGGGAAGAAATTGAAAAAGGTAGCCCACTAAAAGATATTGAACAATGGTGGAGTGAAGAAAACGAAGAGTTTGAGAAAATACGAAATAATTATCTAATTTATAAATAA
- a CDS encoding TonB C-terminal domain-containing protein: MTGKIYSSVFLSIIFHSLFILVLIFGVRNSVKDFKNLTYVTLIQETAAQSQTASSNEENKTPGRVQSIKQPPEEIKVSRKSAEKESKISKQDEQLLQERIAALRAKKKILEKAQSGSVELKSEQNTKGSGVSSGYLALISGIIRQHWSVPDTVPKNLEAVVSVRILSNGQVIIEGFEQKSGNMLFDSSVLIAIKNSSPLPPPKSVIVVGLRFKP; encoded by the coding sequence ATGACAGGCAAAATTTATTCTTCTGTCTTCCTATCTATCATTTTTCACAGTTTGTTTATTCTGGTTTTAATCTTTGGAGTAAGAAATTCTGTTAAAGATTTTAAAAATCTCACATATGTAACACTGATTCAAGAGACTGCTGCTCAGTCACAAACAGCCTCATCAAATGAAGAAAATAAAACGCCTGGCAGAGTTCAATCAATCAAACAGCCACCAGAGGAGATAAAAGTTTCAAGGAAGTCTGCAGAAAAAGAATCAAAAATTTCAAAACAAGATGAGCAACTTCTTCAGGAAAGAATTGCAGCCCTTAGAGCTAAAAAGAAAATCCTTGAAAAAGCTCAATCAGGCTCTGTAGAACTTAAAAGCGAACAAAATACTAAGGGAAGTGGAGTTTCATCAGGCTATTTAGCATTGATCTCTGGAATCATAAGACAGCACTGGAGTGTTCCTGATACTGTTCCTAAAAATCTTGAAGCAGTAGTTTCAGTGCGAATTCTTTCAAATGGACAGGTTATCATTGAAGGATTTGAACAAAAGTCAGGAAACATGCTTTTTGATTCTTCAGTATTGATAGCAATTAAAAATTCCTCTCCTCTTCCACCTCCTAAGAGCGTGATTGTTGTAGGATTGAGGTTTAAGCCATGA
- the tolR gene encoding protein TolR gives MAGLTPRRRSSIADINVTPLVDVMLVLLIIFMVTAPLLKQGIDVNLPKAKGKSLEESEKISIVITKEGRIFLNDKIINKDELPSILNSYRESNTAVFLKADKDVPYGLVAEVMGEVKAAGIEKIGMVTEPKESK, from the coding sequence ATGGCAGGATTAACACCTCGCAGAAGGTCATCAATAGCAGACATTAATGTTACTCCTCTGGTTGATGTTATGCTTGTATTGCTCATTATTTTTATGGTTACAGCTCCTCTTTTAAAACAGGGAATTGATGTAAATCTTCCAAAGGCAAAAGGAAAAAGTCTTGAAGAATCTGAAAAAATAAGCATTGTCATTACTAAGGAAGGCAGAATATTTTTAAACGATAAAATAATTAACAAAGATGAGCTACCCTCAATACTCAATTCATACAGAGAAAGCAATACTGCTGTATTTTTAAAAGCTGATAAAGACGTTCCTTACGGTCTTGTAGCCGAGGTTATGGGGGAAGTTAAAGCTGCTGGAATAGAGAAAATAGGAATGGTAACAGAGCCAAAAGAAAGTAAATGA
- the tolQ gene encoding protein TolQ: protein MELTVIDLIKQTGVVAKAVLLILLFFSILSWAVIFYKWKLFKNMKKENQKFFEAFLNSNGAKELFAIAKRFELSPLASLYRGVFSEAYGKNPSNIEAITKKYSSDEINKVESYLGFLATTGSTTPFIGLFGTVWGIMDAFRHIGLKGSASIATVAPGIAEALVTTAAGLFAAIPAVIAYNYFTSQANKIINEVNDFSETLLKYPWQD from the coding sequence ATGGAACTTACAGTCATTGACCTTATAAAACAAACAGGAGTTGTTGCAAAGGCTGTTTTACTTATACTTCTTTTCTTCTCCATACTTTCCTGGGCTGTTATATTTTACAAGTGGAAACTATTCAAAAACATGAAAAAGGAAAATCAAAAATTCTTTGAAGCCTTTTTAAATTCCAATGGAGCAAAGGAGCTTTTTGCTATAGCTAAAAGATTTGAATTAAGCCCTCTTGCTTCTCTTTATAGAGGAGTTTTCTCAGAGGCTTACGGTAAAAACCCCAGCAATATTGAAGCTATTACAAAAAAATACTCCTCCGATGAAATAAATAAAGTGGAAAGTTATCTTGGTTTTCTTGCCACCACAGGCTCCACAACTCCATTTATAGGACTTTTTGGAACAGTATGGGGAATCATGGATGCCTTTAGACACATAGGGCTGAAAGGTTCTGCTTCAATTGCCACTGTTGCACCGGGTATTGCAGAGGCACTGGTCACAACAGCTGCTGGTCTTTTTGCAGCTATTCCTGCAGTAATTGCTTACAATTACTTTACATCTCAGGCAAATAAAATAATTAATGAAGTCAATGACTTTTCTGAAACCCTCTTAAAATACCCATGGCAGGATTAA
- a CDS encoding Plug domain-containing protein: MIFQTFLCIMFVLCLFLPVFAEEKDAKLEEIVVTGEKIVVPTKQTGETVYTGTEITTKGIELSGERGKTNVYEAISILPGVVFESVDANNLATEQANIRIRGVRGYLGAMTVEGIPNYGGNPMGPRAYIYDLENFQSIAVYKGAVPADLGSGVGNRGGAIELRPLWAQKEIGLKLSQSIGSFEYKRTYLRFDSGEIKPTDTRFSLSYSFTGQDKWKGPGEIGPRNNLNFTLVQPIGKNIEIKIWGNFNEIKHDKYRFFTYAQTKDLDQYYRLEFNSSITGIPAQDYLYYKFNREYQKTEISSHQLLQR; this comes from the coding sequence ATGATTTTTCAGACTTTTTTATGCATTATGTTTGTTTTATGTCTTTTTTTACCTGTTTTTGCAGAGGAAAAGGATGCAAAGCTTGAGGAGATCGTGGTTACTGGAGAGAAAATTGTTGTTCCCACAAAGCAAACTGGAGAGACAGTTTACACTGGAACAGAGATAACCACAAAGGGAATTGAACTTTCTGGAGAGAGAGGGAAAACAAATGTATACGAGGCAATTTCAATTCTGCCAGGTGTTGTTTTTGAAAGCGTTGATGCAAATAATTTAGCAACAGAGCAGGCAAACATAAGAATCAGAGGAGTAAGAGGTTATCTTGGAGCAATGACTGTTGAAGGAATCCCGAATTATGGTGGAAATCCAATGGGACCAAGAGCATACATCTATGACCTTGAAAACTTCCAAAGCATAGCGGTTTACAAAGGAGCAGTTCCTGCTGATTTAGGTTCAGGAGTTGGGAATAGAGGTGGTGCTATTGAGTTGAGGCCACTTTGGGCTCAAAAAGAAATTGGGTTAAAGTTGTCTCAATCAATAGGTTCTTTTGAGTATAAGAGAACCTATCTTAGATTTGACTCTGGAGAAATCAAACCAACTGATACAAGATTTTCTCTTTCCTACTCTTTTACAGGGCAGGATAAATGGAAAGGTCCTGGAGAGATTGGACCAAGAAATAATTTGAATTTTACCCTTGTTCAGCCAATCGGGAAAAACATAGAAATCAAAATCTGGGGAAACTTCAATGAAATAAAGCATGACAAATATCGCTTCTTCACTTATGCTCAAACAAAAGATCTTGATCAGTACTATCGCCTTGAATTCAATAGCTCAATAACAGGAATTCCTGCACAGGATTATCTTTATTACAAATTTAACAGAGAATATCAAAAAACAGAGATCTCTTCGCATCAATTACTGCAAAGGTAA
- a CDS encoding TonB-dependent receptor — MLKPYISKEDAKIWDGSSNISGKPGVQQRTRDIERKGIIAEIALDFNTVKATAGYNYESADMNIYSENYWINSDGSLSYRGYGVLATTGTTYVNSPYLKVAGTIDKFNWQAGIKYFKFKDSASEGYRTIFVGGNPVLTRAPYLDRKAETYDIWLPTAGVSYTFNENIEAYLSYGRNYIRPYAYMPILNLYNRLYNQFVAAGIPISDLFKNRDIEQSDNIDIGLRFRKDFIEVNPTIFLSRHKNLLTTITDPRVIDPSTGKPVNYQQNIGKAKGYGFEIGTTVFASDWLTFYLNPTFNHLTYDGNITYSGKTLSTDGKQVVDVPKWTVVTGLIAKYKDFEIIPQMRYLGKRYGDCEHKEEIPSYAVFDLKLNYVKEKVGMLKALKISLEFDNIFNKKYVSVINAMDDAVSNTTYGVGAPFTMRGSVSFAF; from the coding sequence GTGTTAAAACCATATATTTCGAAAGAGGATGCTAAAATATGGGATGGCTCATCAAATATTTCAGGTAAACCAGGAGTTCAGCAAAGAACAAGAGACATTGAAAGAAAGGGTATCATAGCAGAGATTGCCCTTGATTTTAATACAGTGAAAGCAACCGCAGGCTATAACTATGAATCAGCTGATATGAATATTTACTCTGAAAACTACTGGATTAACTCAGACGGTAGCCTGAGTTACAGAGGTTATGGAGTTTTAGCAACTACTGGAACTACCTATGTTAACAGTCCCTACTTAAAAGTTGCAGGAACTATAGATAAATTTAACTGGCAGGCAGGTATTAAATATTTTAAGTTTAAAGATTCAGCCAGTGAAGGATATAGAACTATTTTTGTTGGAGGCAATCCTGTACTAACGAGAGCACCATACCTTGATAGAAAAGCAGAGACATATGATATATGGCTTCCAACAGCTGGTGTATCCTATACTTTTAATGAAAACATAGAAGCATACTTAAGTTATGGAAGAAACTATATAAGACCATATGCCTACATGCCAATTTTAAATTTATATAACCGACTTTACAATCAATTTGTAGCTGCAGGAATTCCGATAAGTGATCTATTTAAAAACAGAGACATTGAACAGTCTGACAACATTGACATAGGCTTAAGATTTCGCAAGGATTTCATAGAGGTAAATCCAACAATTTTTCTCTCAAGACATAAAAATCTTTTGACAACAATTACTGATCCGAGAGTTATTGATCCATCCACAGGCAAACCTGTAAACTACCAACAAAACATAGGGAAAGCAAAGGGATATGGCTTTGAAATAGGAACCACTGTTTTTGCCTCTGACTGGCTCACTTTTTATCTCAATCCCACATTCAATCATCTGACTTATGATGGGAATATAACTTACTCGGGTAAAACTCTCTCTACAGATGGTAAACAGGTGGTTGATGTCCCAAAGTGGACTGTTGTAACAGGACTCATTGCAAAATATAAGGACTTTGAGATAATTCCTCAGATGCGTTATCTTGGAAAAAGATATGGAGATTGCGAACACAAAGAAGAAATTCCTTCTTATGCAGTGTTTGATTTAAAACTAAACTATGTTAAGGAAAAAGTAGGAATGCTCAAGGCATTGAAAATATCACTGGAGTTTGACAATATATTCAATAAAAAGTATGTTTCTGTAATCAATGCAATGGACGATGCTGTATCAAACACAACTTATGGAGTGGGCGCTCCATTTACAATGAGAGGATCTGTATCATTTGCTTTTTAA
- a CDS encoding P-loop NTPase: MKKIAVCGKGGVGKSFIVYALAKAFLKRGKRVLVVDSDESNQTLYRLFGFNEPPFSFMDFLGGKKSVQQSLIKRFQSGEKEPKMSVIEKDTFSIDDIPAEFIKKDGNLALVSIGKIKEPMEGCACPMGVVSREFLEKIELLDNEVIVVDTEAGVEHFGRGIEKGIDTVVAVAEPYLDSIEVAERVVGLAQKMGKNVYFIVNKLPAEIETKVKETVQKKGLPLSGVIHFSSDVYSFSIDGKIPENSEAFREVGEVLESIYAGV, translated from the coding sequence ATGAAAAAGATTGCAGTATGTGGAAAAGGTGGAGTTGGTAAAAGTTTTATTGTTTACGCACTTGCAAAGGCTTTTTTAAAGAGAGGCAAGAGAGTTCTTGTTGTTGACTCTGATGAAAGCAATCAGACACTTTATAGGCTTTTTGGCTTCAATGAACCTCCCTTTTCTTTTATGGATTTTCTTGGAGGTAAAAAAAGTGTGCAACAAAGTCTGATCAAGAGATTTCAGTCTGGAGAAAAAGAGCCAAAAATGAGCGTGATTGAAAAGGATACATTCAGCATTGATGATATTCCAGCGGAGTTTATCAAGAAAGATGGCAATCTGGCTCTTGTTTCAATAGGTAAAATTAAAGAGCCGATGGAAGGATGTGCTTGCCCGATGGGAGTTGTAAGCAGGGAGTTTCTTGAAAAGATTGAGTTGCTGGATAATGAAGTTATAGTTGTTGACACAGAAGCGGGTGTGGAGCATTTTGGAAGAGGTATAGAAAAGGGGATTGATACAGTTGTGGCAGTTGCAGAGCCTTATCTTGACTCTATTGAAGTTGCTGAGCGAGTAGTTGGACTTGCTCAAAAGATGGGTAAAAATGTTTATTTTATTGTCAACAAACTGCCTGCTGAGATTGAAACTAAAGTTAAAGAGACAGTTCAGAAAAAAGGATTGCCTCTTTCAGGCGTGATACATTTCTCTTCTGATGTTTATAGTTTTTCAATTGATGGAAAAATTCCAGAAAACTCTGAAGCATTCAGAGAAGTTGGGGAGGTTTTAGAGAGTATTTATGCAGGAGTATGA
- a CDS encoding iron ABC transporter substrate-binding protein produces MKKVLFTICFIFILASYVSAKEMVTVTDMAGRKVTIPKKVERVVALSASLRYIVYLQAFDKVVGIEGVEKQSVMRGNPATGKVYWLAIKDKVQNIPSIGEGGPGKLPDFEKLITVKPDLVITFEVDNAELIQSKTGIPVVVIQYAGTEGFRIEDIKNTFTFLGKILDREKRATELNKYIEQCISDLKKRTASSARPTVYIGAISARGAHGITSSEAHYPPLQWINVKNVVDEIGRIGHVFINREKLLVWNPQYLFIDTGGISLVNDDYLKNKEFYKKLKAVKNGKVYTVFPYNFYRTNLEILLANAYFIGKVIYPDKFRDIEPRKKAAEIFKKFLGMDVYDDLKRVYKGYGKVEFKDSGITVH; encoded by the coding sequence ATGAAAAAGGTTTTATTTACAATATGTTTCATTTTTATTCTTGCATCCTATGTCAGTGCAAAAGAGATGGTTACAGTAACTGACATGGCTGGAAGAAAGGTTACAATTCCGAAAAAAGTTGAAAGAGTTGTTGCACTATCTGCTTCATTGCGCTATATTGTTTATCTTCAGGCATTTGATAAGGTTGTAGGAATTGAGGGAGTAGAAAAACAGAGTGTCATGAGAGGTAATCCTGCTACAGGAAAGGTATACTGGCTTGCAATAAAGGATAAAGTTCAGAATATTCCTTCAATTGGTGAAGGCGGACCAGGAAAGCTTCCTGATTTTGAAAAACTTATCACTGTAAAGCCTGATCTGGTTATAACCTTTGAAGTTGACAATGCTGAGTTGATTCAGAGTAAAACAGGGATTCCAGTTGTTGTTATTCAGTATGCAGGGACAGAGGGATTCAGAATTGAAGATATTAAGAATACCTTTACATTTCTTGGAAAGATTCTTGATAGAGAAAAAAGAGCAACAGAGCTAAACAAATACATTGAACAATGCATTTCGGACCTAAAAAAAAGAACAGCAAGTTCAGCCAGACCAACAGTTTACATAGGTGCAATTAGCGCAAGGGGTGCTCATGGAATAACAAGCTCTGAAGCCCATTATCCGCCTCTTCAATGGATTAATGTTAAAAATGTGGTTGATGAAATTGGTAGAATTGGACATGTTTTCATTAACAGGGAAAAGCTTCTCGTATGGAATCCTCAGTATCTGTTCATTGATACAGGTGGAATCTCTCTTGTAAACGATGATTACTTAAAAAATAAAGAGTTTTATAAAAAACTTAAAGCAGTAAAGAACGGAAAGGTTTACACTGTTTTCCCATATAATTTTTACAGAACAAATCTTGAGATTCTCCTTGCCAATGCCTATTTCATAGGCAAAGTTATCTATCCTGATAAATTCAGGGATATAGAGCCACGAAAAAAGGCAGCAGAGATATTTAAGAAATTTCTTGGAATGGATGTTTACGATGATCTAAAACGAGTATACAAAGGATATGGAAAAGTTGAGTTTAAAGACTCAGGAATTACTG